Proteins co-encoded in one Malus sylvestris chromosome 7, drMalSylv7.2, whole genome shotgun sequence genomic window:
- the LOC126629563 gene encoding transcription factor MTB1, producing the protein MKIEMGLGGGVWNDEDKAMVAAVLGTRAVDYLISSSVSSIENSCMGIGTDENLHNKLSDLVERPNASNFSWNYAIFWQISRSKSGDWVLCWGDGSCREPKEDEESETTRILGLRLEDGTQQRMRKIVLQKLHNLFGSSDEYNGALGLDRVTDMEMFLLASMYFSFPRGEGGPGKCLASGKHVWLLDLLKSGSEYCVRSFLAESAGIQTIVLVPTDVGVVELGSVRCIGERLELLQSIRSLFSTQSSLLRAKPVAGVPVIGRRIDENVQLTNLSPVERGEVVPKIFGQDLNSGNSVRPRYREKLAVRKLEERSCDVYSNRNRIAFSSPRNGIHGSSWPNIHDVKHGSPIEMYVSQSPVNNLQELVNGGRDDFCHNLYHPQKQVPLQIDFSGATSRPSVVSRPIVVDSENSDAEAPCKEDQPGTADERRPRKRGRKPANGREEPLNHVEAERQRREKLNQRFYALRAVVPNISKMDKASLLGDAIAYINELQAKLKVMEAERENLGGTSRDVSALGASSGMEIQNQAPDVDVQAVNDEVIVRVTCPLDSHPASRVIEAFKEAQITVVESKLAAANDTVSHTFVVKSQGSEQLTKEKLIAAFSRESNSLQSLSSVG; encoded by the coding sequence ATGAAGATTGAGATGGGTTTAGGAGGAGGGGTTTGGAATGATGAAGATAAGGCCATGGTTGCTGCAGTTTTAGGAACTCGAGCTGTCGATTACTTGATTTCGAGCTCGGTTTCTTCGATTGAGAATTCGTGTATGGGGATAGGGACTGATGAGAATTTGCACAACAAGCTCTCGGATCTTGTGGAGCGCCCGAATGCATCGAATTTTAGCTGGAATTATGCCATTTTCTGGCAGATTTCTAGGTCCAAGTCTGGGGATTGGGTTTTGTGTTGGGGTGATGGTTCTTGTAGAGAGCCTAAGGAAGATGAAGAGTCCGAAACCACGAGGATTCTCGGTCTTAGGCTTGAGGATGGGACCCAGCAAAGGATGAGGAAGATAGTGCTGCAAAAGTTACACAATTTGTTTGGGAGCTCGGATGAGTATAATGGTGCGCTTGGATTAGACCGGGTCACTGATATGGAGATGTTCTTGCTTGCGTCGATGTATTTTTCATTTCCAAGAGGAGAAGGGGGTCCTGGCAAGTGCTTGGCATCTGGGAAGCATGTCTGGCTCTTGGACTTGTTGAAATCAGGGTCGGAGTATTGTGTTCGATCGTTTCTTGCCGAGTCTGCTGGAATTCAGACCATTGTTTTAGTCCCAACGGATGTTGGTGTAGTTGAATTGGGTTCAGTGAGATGCATAGGGGAGCGATTGGAGTTGTTGCAGTCCATAAGGTCACTGTTTTCTACACAGTCCTCGCTCTTGAGGGCCAAGCCAGTGGCAGGTGTGCCGGTGATTGGAAGGAGGATAGATGAAAATGTCCAACTAACTAATTTGAGCCCTGTGGAGAGAGGGGAAGTAGTTCCCAAGATTTTCGGGCAAGATTTGAACTCGGGGAACTCAGTCCGGCCTCGTTATAGAGAAAAACTTGCTGTTAGAAAGTTGGAGGAGAGGTCGTGCGATGTGTACTCAAATCGAAATAGGATTGCATTTTCAAGTCCCCGAAATGGTATTCATGGTTCAAGTTGGCCGAATATTCATGATGTGAAACATGGGAGCCCAATTGAGATGTATGTTTCTCAAAGTCCGGTGAATAATTTACAGGAGCTTGTCAACGGGGGCAGGGATGATTTTTGTCATAACCTTTATCATCCACAGAAGCAGGTGCCACTGCAAATTGACTTTTCAGGGGCCACCTCAAGGCCTTCTGTGGTTTCCCGACCCATTGTTGTGGATTCTGAAAATTCAGATGCTGAAGCTCCATGCAAGGAAGACCAGCCAGGCACAGCTGATGAAAGGAGGCCGCGGAAAAGGGGTAGGAAGCCTGCAAATGGAAGAGAAGAACCACTCAATCATGTGGAGGCAGAGAGGCAGCGGCGTGAGAAGCTAAACCAGCGGTTTTATGCTTTAAGAGCTGTTGTTCCCAATATATCCAAGATGGACAAAGCATCCTTGTTGGGAGATGCCATTGCTTACATCAACGAGCTCCAGGCGAAGCTTAAAGTCATGGAAGCAGAGAGGGAGAACCTCGGTGGCACTTCAAGAGATGTGTCAGCTTTGGGGGCTAGCTCAGGTATGGAAATTCAGAACCAGGCACCTGATGTTGATGTTCAAGCTGTTAACGATGAGGTTATCGTAAGGGTGACCTGCCCTTTGGATTCACACCCTGCATCAAGAGTCATCGAAGCATTCAAAGAGGCACAAATCACAGTTGTTGAGTCAAAACTTGCAGCAGCAAACGATACTGTCTCCCATACTTTTGTAGTCAAGTCTCAAGGATCGGAGCAGTTGACGAAGGAGAAGTTGATTGCAGCATTTTCCCGGGAATCCAACTCGCTACAGTCACTGTCATCAGTCGGGTAG